Within Anguilla anguilla isolate fAngAng1 chromosome 11, fAngAng1.pri, whole genome shotgun sequence, the genomic segment ttattattattattattgtaaccTGCATGGAAAATAAGTGTTACTCACAAGAGAAAATTGCCTTTGTAATAtctaacagaaaacacatttttgtcagCTTCCATGCAGAATACATTAACATGATTGCTTTTGCTGCTGGTATTTGGATAGCTGGTCAAATAAGAGTggctttaaaacatttttgtaatagTTTTCGTAGGATAACTGGGGTTAATAAACTTAATAGTAGGTATTGGATAGCAGGCGTAGCGTCATAGCTTTTTGCTCTTGTCACTACGACACGCGTTACCCAACTGAGTAATTGGGGATGAACTTATGTAGTTCTCTGAGTTGCAcacaaaaatattcagattAAACATAGTTTTCTAAATGGGTTTCATGGGACTTTATGTGAATGAGCTTAATAGAAAGGACAAAGTGTTTTTTCTGGAGACTAGACATTTTCATGTGTGGTTAATCGCTGAATCTCAAGCATTCCTAGAGTGACAGATCATGTCTTTGTCTATCACGTGAACCTcccccaaatacacacatacacacacgcacacacacgcacacacacgcacacacaacatgcCATACTATTGGTATAGCCCTCAGTCGTTCAGGctaaatgaaacacaaatgacAGTGGTGCATTGTAGTTGCCACGAATGCTTCTTCAGACCTATTTATCATGTTTGAAGCATTCTGAGGAATCTACACtgatatgaaaatgattttaagcCATTATTCTTCATTATAAATGAAgacaatttatttcaaaatttttcaaaaatcatgCTGGTCACACTACAGCTTGCGGGTTAATTGATTTTCATGGATGGATTTGTGGCGTTtcagtttgtgtgcgtgtgttcatgtgcttGCTCAAAGCTGTTCCTGTGTAATGCGTGAATGTGTAGTAGGAAGACTAATGtaattgtgtgtctgtatgagtaaTGTTTAACCTGCTTTCTCATGTCATAATTGCAGACACCCCACATCATGCTGCAGTGTGGCAGAGATCATGTCCGTGCTTTTCTTCCACACCATGAAGTACAGGCCAGAGGACCCCAGGAACCCCAACAATGACCGCTTCATCCTCTCTAAGGTAAGTCCCATCTAGCCACAATGAACATCACTTTCTTGGTCATATAGAAACCGCTTACCATTCAGCACACCTTTTCGTTTGTCTCAGAAATAGATTATCTTAGTCCCATAGATGAACACATTATGgccagtattattattattattattattattattattattattattattattattattattattgttgttattgttattattattattattattattattgttattattatacacaGGAACCTATAATCCCaagaaaggattttttttatacTGTGTTTTACAACATGTAACAAAAGACTGCTGCCTGTGTGATAGCTAAATGGTGCACAtgaatttattaataatttatttcataaatatatattattttataatatacaaaatatttatgaataaaaaatgtgttgttatgCTGTATTTTACCACATGCATGAATTGCAGAACATATGATATTTTCCATGATCCCATTTCCATCTCTACCCTCCTGCCCACAGGGCCATGCTGCCCCAGTACTGTATGCTGTGTGGGCAGAGACAGGCTACCTCAAGGAGAGCGAGCTGCTCAACCTCAGGAAGATCGACTCCATTCTTGAGGGGCATCCCGTTCCTGTAAGTGTGCCACCTGATCACTTCATAGAATAATGGGGGAATGGGGGAACTGACATTAAATGAGATTGCCTTTAATTCCAGCTGATGCTCCCGAAaaaagtcattcatttttaattagtgCCAgagaataaaatgcataaagCCTTCTTTGCATAACATTTCAGAGATTTTCATCATGAGAAAATATTAGAGTAACCTGAGTTAACTGAGCTACCTGAGGTGTCTAAAACATGCTGGCACTGGACAGTGACTCCCCTGCCCTGTGCTGTGGTTTTTATGGATTGTACCTCCTGTCTTTGCAGAAGCAGCAGTTTGTGGATGTGGCTACAGGTTCTCTGGGGCAGGGCCTCGGGGCCGCCTGCGGGATGGCCTACACTGGGAAGTATTTTGATAAGGCCAGGTAAGAGCCCGTCCAGACAGCCTTCCGCTGATTGTCCTTTGCATGAGGcggactgcacacacacagcttctctGTTCAAAGGCTATGGGGGGCGCTGCTTTGTATGTACCAGGTCCGTGCACATGAAAGATCACACAAAGAGGCCTGACGTCTGACATTTCATTTTGGTAGACAGAGCAAATTCACACTGGCAGCAGTCGTCCAGTGTACATGCGGCGGGTGGAAGGGAAGAAGGCTCCCTGACACTGGCATGTATAATGGGGAGAGTGCCGCTGTGCAcacagggagggtggggtggctCGTTCTAGAACAGTCACACAGATCCACTCTCACAAAGGACTGGTGGAATGCCAGTGAAATGCTTTGTGAAGCCATTTGGAGAGATGCTTCTTTGAAAATgctagaacaaaaaaaaaaaaaaaaccaagaagcTCAACTAACAAGGGGtagtattttatatatttatcacTGCATTTATGAATTGCTTTTTTGATCCTCAGATTGGTCTTCTGAAAGAATAGCGCACTGGACCTCTCTCACAAAAGTTTGAAATTTTGTGGCACGCTTTGTGAGACATACGTTTTTGAACATAATAAAGCCAAATCATGAAAACCAAGAAAATCATCATTGACAAAAGGGAAAATTGTGTAGAAAAATGTCCTTCTAAAAGACTAGTGTGACGCTCTCTGCCATTGATATTTATGATGCTTTGACTGTGCCTTCTCTGCATTTTCCGTTCACGTAATTCTTCTGCTCTAATAAGCAAGTCCAGCAGCCATTTCAAGCCCCTCTCAGTGCTGTTCTGTCTAGAGAATAGCCTGTTCAGGTTCAGCACAGCCAACACATTTGAATCTgaattttctactttttttatACATCCATGAAATATTGTAGTCACCTGCTATATGACTATATCCTGATATAtctaattttaatttatgtctAATCTTAGAGCATCTTTAGtctaaattgaattttaaaaagaggtaCAGTATTGGCCTGGCCTTACTGTGGATAGATTCATTTACCTTTTAGTTGCAGTCATAGCTGTTTAGACTACCTGGTGTAATGTGGTGTAGAACCACCTAAATGAAATTATTGATATGGGTATGGACTAGATTTTCAGGACAGGACGCTTCATAGCttgattgtttttatatttatttattgctaaaaCAATGTAAGAAAAAGCAACGCCATTTCTTAGCTGGCCTGTTTATTTTTAGAAGACATGCGCAAATGAGAACATTCTGATACCTTATTTGAATTTGGATACATGTGTCAAGAAAGGTGCACTTATACTGTACATTCTCCTGCCTCTCTATATTCAATAACACACCAGAACGTGAGCTTCTCTAGACTGGTGTATTTGGagagcacatacatacagtgtagCCCAACCCTGGTCACACTGAGGTAAAGCTGAATGCAGGGAAGTGTGATAAGGCTCGTCCTTAGTGTTCCTCCATCTGTGTTCAAGGAGAAGGCAGCATCTGTGGAGCATTTCTCCATCTCCATCAGCAATACAAAAGTTTCTcgtttgtattgctccatcacGCATTATTGGGTGATGGCATTGCATCTGACTtgtcacccccaccctcactctcacacaacGGGTTTTGTTGTGTTTAGCAACTTTTGTGTTTGTCACATCAGGATTCACAAGATTGCACATATTCGAAGGAGCCAGGTGACAAGTTCAGGCCATGAGATGTGTCTGTTTGAGGTGTTTTCGCTTCAGTGACATTTGCCGAATCTTTTTTGTGCACTGAGGTGTTTCCGAAACCTAACACACCCTCCTAATGATAAAGAAAACATCTCTCATTGCCAAACCTGTCTCACCTCAGCAAAGACGATGGGAAAATCCAGCCTGCGTACGTTAACGGTTTAATTTGCTGCCATTATCAAATGTGGGCGCAGTGGGTGTGATTTGCAGGCAGTTGCGGAGGGGTTTCACAGGGAGTGAACTCATGCTCTTTCTAAAGTGGTTAAGCCTGCCCTCGGCCCCCAGTGTCCCAAAGGCCTGAGGAACAATGGAAAGCCCCAGGCCACTGGGAGGCCACTACTGAAACAGCATAATCCAGGCCTTGGACAGTGATTTAGAGTCATCTGTCCTTTAATCCAAGAGAATGTGTTGGATGGCCATTGACCTAATCACCCGTTATAAAAATGTTGTCTCAAAGCTTATGGTATCTAAAACAACTTTTGACCTGCTGTTTAAGTTTTTTAGGGGGCGATGTAAGCCATTAGATTATGCAGGGAAAGTGAACTTTAATGACTTTCTTCCAAGCATCGTTCGCATAGAATGATGTTAAGCCTCTCACAATTAAAGTCTCCACAAATAGTTCAGAAAACAATtccatgttttctttatttgtgcTATACGGGGACAGGCATTTCGAATGAACAGGGTGGCAGTTTGCGACTTGTATTTTATTCTGCAGAAATGGATAATTTATTTGACAgctggtgtgtctgtgaggcACCTGAACCGTGACTGATGGAAAGTGAAGCTGTGAAGGAGGAGCCAGACCAGGTGCCACAGTGGCCAGTGGTATTCCTTTCTTTGGCAGGAGCAGGAATGCATGCAGTAATACGCGCTGTCTCGCCCGATCTTCTCGCCTTCATGCAAACGTGCCCATTTGACTGGAAAGCTGTCAGGATATATTAATCTGGCGGGTGGGGTGCTGATTTGAGTGGAAGGCGTGTTTACGATTTGTGCCTGTGTTGCACTTTGGAGGTGGCGGGAGTCTACAATGCAGGAGTCGGTGTGGTCCATAAGCCTCTCTCCACGTGGTCTTCCAATGGCAGAAGTGAACCTGGAGACTGCTGAGAGAGAGCCTTTGTGCAATACAAAATTCTTCTTACAGATGCTATGCTGCTCTCAGGAAACATGTAAATGCTGCAAGCTTTAAGAATGTAGTTCATTTGGGATTTTTTACTAATTTGTCGTCGAATTAGTACATTGTTATGTATTGTAGTCgttttacagtatgtgcagttTGGATGTTCCCCTGGCACATTAGTACAGTGCCTGATGAATTCAGTTGCCAAAACACATCAGTCCACTGAGCCTTGAAAGGAACCTTTTGGGATGACTTTCAGATGCAAGGCTGCCTGTGTCCCCTATTTGCCAGGTCTTTCATTCCAATCCCCGCCTCTGCTGCCATTGCCTGCCTCATGTAAAATTGTAAAGTCCCCCCCCTTTCAAATTTGTGTCATCTGCATTTTGGGAAGTTTTTACCGTCAGTGCTCTCGATCCCTGTCCCTGCAGCTACCGTGTTTACTGCCTTCTGGGAGATGGAGAGCTGTCTGAAGGAGCGGTCTGGGAGGCCATGTCTTTCGCCTCCTACTACCAGCTGGACAACCTGGTGGCCATCCTGGACATCAACCGCCTGGGACAGAGCGACCCTGCCCCGCTGCAGCACCATGTGGAGAAATACCAGAGACGCTGTGAGGCTtttgggtacgtgtgtgtgtgtgtgtatgtgtgtgtgtgtgtgcgtgtgtgtatgtgtgtgtgtgtgtgtgcgtgtgtgtgtaggtatgtttgtgtgtgtgtgtgtgtgtacatgtacgtgtTTGGTATTTTAAATCAATGATGCATCTCCTGCTTTTTGTACCCAGCTGGAATGCTATCGTAGTAGATGGCCACAGTGTGGAAGAGTTGTGCAAGGTACTGTGCCAGCCCCGACATCAGCCTACTGCCATCATCGCCAAAACCATCAAAGGGAAAGGAATCTCAGGTACTGTGTTAGCATAAGGCTAATAAATCCACCAGAGCCTGGTTTCAAATAGTAAAGTTCTGCACTGTCCAGATagacacacagcatacacacacacacaaattcacacaaccaCTTCTGTAGTACATGAAGTCAATGATACAAGTTTAATACACTACATTCATTCTtgttaaaggtgtgtgtgtgtgtgttcatacagtGGCTGAGGATAAGATGGGCTGGCATGGCAAGCCACTGACCAGGGACATGGCCGACACTGTGCTGAAGGAGCTGCACAGTCGCATCCTGAACAATAACAAGCGTCTGTACCCAGCCACGCCCATGGACGACGCCCTGCCTGTCAGTGTTCGCAACATCAGGATGCCCAGCGGCCCCAGCTACAAGCCCGGAGACAAGGTTCAGCCACttccacaaagcacacatcagcCTGGCATACACGCCCTACTCCAAAGCATGCTATGCCAAGCATGGCTTCTTATCACAAGCAGTTAGTGACGCAGGCTGGCACAGACATGACTCGGAGGAAGACACTAGATGTACACAGAGGGGCGACTGATCAGCCAAGTGGGTGGAGCTCGCTGGTGTGTAATAAGGAGTCGTCATCCAACTGAAAACCTCTGTCCCTGTGTGGCTGCCAGTCATGGCCCTGTCATGGTCCATATTCAATATTCTGGTCCTTGGTCCATATATCAAAATCATCCATACGCTAGGATATGTATTGCCTAGGAAAATCATTAAccaaattttgttttccttgGATTTTGAAtagtatgaaacattttttttcagggaagaAGCCTTGGTTTCCTTTAACTTGCTGCTGTGGAGATCGCAAACGCATTTGTCTTTTGTAGGagacagtgatgtcataattggCTGTAATATCACGCAggaagggagggtttcagtcattGCACAGCCAATCCCCTAGTTGTTTGAGTTcctgctcccagcatgcagtccTCCAGTGCAGCCATTGGTTTCTGCAGAGATGGGACAGCTCTAAAATGAAGACTGGATGGgataaattagaaaaaaaaattggcaacaaaaaatagttttaaaaaaattattttgttattgattACAGATTGCCACGAGGAAGGCATATGGACTGGCCCTGGCCAAGCTAGGCCGCTACAACGAGCGAGTGATAGCCTTGGACGGGGACACCAAGAACTCCACCTTCTCAGAAATCTTCAAGAATGAGCACCCCAATCGCTATGTGGAGTGCTACATCGCCGAGCAAAATATGGTAAgtgcatttctttatttctgctgaGGACAGATTGTGAAATACAGTACTTAGACAGTAATATGTATGCTGATGAACACTCAGTTATCAACAATATGAGGATATATGTTTCATATATTATATGTTTCATATAATAACATAGTTATTTCAATAATGAGACCTGCTTTTGTGTGGATTATTCTTTAAATATCACAACACATGCTTGGTAAAAATCCCCCATATTTGCTTGTGTTTTAATTGCAGTGGAACTATGAGTAAACCCAGCCCTTTCTG encodes:
- the tkta gene encoding transketolase, producing MEDYHKPDQQTLQALKNIANRLRINSIKATTAAGSGHPTSCCSVAEIMSVLFFHTMKYRPEDPRNPNNDRFILSKGHAAPVLYAVWAETGYLKESELLNLRKIDSILEGHPVPKQQFVDVATGSLGQGLGAACGMAYTGKYFDKASYRVYCLLGDGELSEGAVWEAMSFASYYQLDNLVAILDINRLGQSDPAPLQHHVEKYQRRCEAFGWNAIVVDGHSVEELCKVLCQPRHQPTAIIAKTIKGKGISVAEDKMGWHGKPLTRDMADTVLKELHSRILNNNKRLYPATPMDDALPVSVRNIRMPSGPSYKPGDKIATRKAYGLALAKLGRYNERVIALDGDTKNSTFSEIFKNEHPNRYVECYIAEQNMVSVAVGCAARDRNIVFASTFATFFARAYDQLRMAAISESNINLCGSHCGVSIGEDGPSQMGLEDIAMFRAIPTATVFYPSDGVSTERAVELAANTKGICFIRTSRPENGIIYNSNEDFHVGQAKVVYKSSDDQITVIGAGVTLHEALAAAEQLKKERINIRVIDPFTIKPLDSKTIIDHAKATRGCIITVEDHYSEGGLGEAVCSAVVNEPGFVVHRLAVTHVPRSGKPAELLKIFGIDKDAIIQAVKKMISSVNAK